A genome region from Scyliorhinus canicula chromosome 16, sScyCan1.1, whole genome shotgun sequence includes the following:
- the LOC119950576 gene encoding interferon-induced protein with tetratricopeptide repeats 5-like isoform X1, producing the protein MIPSMAVRWSGLGTEYTRIPGLQERYDESDQEKDLLKVKLEQLQCHFTWGPQKGNIDLDDMKQRLEDSVQTNVKFQPRFYNQLAFVNCLQGNCEEAIQNLKEAEKFLRENHEDEFDKRIVITYGNYAWIYYHMGQLTEAQSYLDKLERICKQFPEASRYTAMIPEVYGEKGWSLLKSCSQYYEEAKECFKKAVEKVPDNIEWNVGYAIVLSRLEHISGTTESRGPTESMKQFRRVLEFDPNHGEAMVLLALKLQHSKQSEEAIELVEKALQKSPDLPHVLRYAAKFYRLKGDVEKAVELLKKGLEMTPHSTFLHHQIGVCYRNKLLFLNKNSCSKRPDEPAFQQRAELIELCKYHFKKAFEPRPLTFIRAQLHFARICSLNEEYQNVEEIYNNLLRLEDIRPENKQAICLDAGLFELHQKNSESNAITHFLEGMKVDSNSTEGKRCCENLKSISERQIRRNPKNSKAHGVLGLMHQLDGKKREAVESFEKALELDPDNEEYLSALCELRLSISVNNDFPNEH; encoded by the coding sequence TGACCAAGAGAAGGATTTGTTGAAAGTGAAGCTTGAACAGCTTCAATGTCACTTCACATGGGGGCCACAGAAAGGAAACATTGACTTGGATGACATGAAGCAAAGATTAGAAGATTCAGTTCAGACAAATGTGAAATTTCAACCCAGGTTTTACAACCAACTCGCTTTTGTAAACTGTCTGCAAGGAAACTGTGAGGAGGCGATTCAAAACTTAAAGGAAGCTGAAAAGTTCCTGAGGGAAAATCATGAAGATGAATTTGATAAAAGAATCGTCATCACCTATGGAAACTATGCCTGGATATATTATCACATGGGACAACTGACAGAGGCTCAGTCCTACCTCGACAAACTGGAGAGGATCTGTAAACAATTTCCCGAAGCCTCTCGGTACACAGCAATGATACCTGAAGTATACGGGGAGAAGGGTTGGTCACTGTTAAAGTCTTGTTCTCAATATTATGAAGAAGCAAAGGAATGTTTCAAAAAGGCTGTGGAGAAAGTTCCAGATAATATTGAATGGAATGTTGGATATGCGATTGTTCTTTCTCGTCTGGAACATATTTCTGGAACCACAGAGAGTCGTGGACCCACTGAGTCAATGAAGCAGTTTAGACGTGTGCTGGAGTTTGATCCAAATCATGGTGAAGCCATGGTGCTGTTAGCTCTAAAATTACAACACTCCAAACAAAGTGAGGAAGCGATAGAATTAGTTGAAAAAGCGTTGCAGAAGTCCCCTGATCTCCCACATGTGCTGCGCTATGCAGCAAAATTTTACAGATTAAAAGGAGATGTGGAAAAAGCTGTGGAGCTGTTGAAGAAAGGATTGGAAATGACCCCACACTCTACCTTCCTGCACCATCAAATAGGCGTGTGTTACAGAAATAAATTATTATTCTTGAATAAAAATTCATGTAGCAAAAGACCTGATGAACCTGCTTTTCAACAGAGAGCTGAACTGATTGAACTGTGTAAGTATCATTTTAAAAAGGCTTTTGAACCTCGCCCATTAACATTTATTAGGGCACAGCTGCATTTTGCCAGAATCTGTTCATTAAATGAAGAATATCAAAATGTCGAGGAGATTTACAATAATCTCCTGAGATTGGAAGATATACGTCCTGAAAATAAGCAGGCAATATGTTTGGATGCTGGATTATTTGAACTGCATCAGAAAAATTCGGAATCAAACGCCATCACCCATTTTCTGGAAGGAATGAAAGTCGATTCTAACTCAACAGAAGGAAAAAGGTGCTGTGAGAACTTGAAGTCAATATCAGAAAGACAAATTCGCAGGAATCCAAAAAACAGCAAGGCCCATGGTGTTCTTGGCTTAATGCACCAACTGGATGGGAAGAAGCGCGAGGCTGTTGAAAGCTTTGAAAAAGCCTTGGAGTTGGACCCTGACAATGAAGAATATCTAAGTGCTCTTTGTGAATTACGCCTTTCCATCTCGGTCAACAATGACTTTCCCAACGAACACTGA
- the LOC119950576 gene encoding interferon-induced protein with tetratricopeptide repeats 5-like isoform X2 — translation MIRIKNIWNTMNAVHWRLQKSDQEKDLLKVKLEQLQCHFTWGPQKGNIDLDDMKQRLEDSVQTNVKFQPRFYNQLAFVNCLQGNCEEAIQNLKEAEKFLRENHEDEFDKRIVITYGNYAWIYYHMGQLTEAQSYLDKLERICKQFPEASRYTAMIPEVYGEKGWSLLKSCSQYYEEAKECFKKAVEKVPDNIEWNVGYAIVLSRLEHISGTTESRGPTESMKQFRRVLEFDPNHGEAMVLLALKLQHSKQSEEAIELVEKALQKSPDLPHVLRYAAKFYRLKGDVEKAVELLKKGLEMTPHSTFLHHQIGVCYRNKLLFLNKNSCSKRPDEPAFQQRAELIELCKYHFKKAFEPRPLTFIRAQLHFARICSLNEEYQNVEEIYNNLLRLEDIRPENKQAICLDAGLFELHQKNSESNAITHFLEGMKVDSNSTEGKRCCENLKSISERQIRRNPKNSKAHGVLGLMHQLDGKKREAVESFEKALELDPDNEEYLSALCELRLSISVNNDFPNEH, via the coding sequence TGACCAAGAGAAGGATTTGTTGAAAGTGAAGCTTGAACAGCTTCAATGTCACTTCACATGGGGGCCACAGAAAGGAAACATTGACTTGGATGACATGAAGCAAAGATTAGAAGATTCAGTTCAGACAAATGTGAAATTTCAACCCAGGTTTTACAACCAACTCGCTTTTGTAAACTGTCTGCAAGGAAACTGTGAGGAGGCGATTCAAAACTTAAAGGAAGCTGAAAAGTTCCTGAGGGAAAATCATGAAGATGAATTTGATAAAAGAATCGTCATCACCTATGGAAACTATGCCTGGATATATTATCACATGGGACAACTGACAGAGGCTCAGTCCTACCTCGACAAACTGGAGAGGATCTGTAAACAATTTCCCGAAGCCTCTCGGTACACAGCAATGATACCTGAAGTATACGGGGAGAAGGGTTGGTCACTGTTAAAGTCTTGTTCTCAATATTATGAAGAAGCAAAGGAATGTTTCAAAAAGGCTGTGGAGAAAGTTCCAGATAATATTGAATGGAATGTTGGATATGCGATTGTTCTTTCTCGTCTGGAACATATTTCTGGAACCACAGAGAGTCGTGGACCCACTGAGTCAATGAAGCAGTTTAGACGTGTGCTGGAGTTTGATCCAAATCATGGTGAAGCCATGGTGCTGTTAGCTCTAAAATTACAACACTCCAAACAAAGTGAGGAAGCGATAGAATTAGTTGAAAAAGCGTTGCAGAAGTCCCCTGATCTCCCACATGTGCTGCGCTATGCAGCAAAATTTTACAGATTAAAAGGAGATGTGGAAAAAGCTGTGGAGCTGTTGAAGAAAGGATTGGAAATGACCCCACACTCTACCTTCCTGCACCATCAAATAGGCGTGTGTTACAGAAATAAATTATTATTCTTGAATAAAAATTCATGTAGCAAAAGACCTGATGAACCTGCTTTTCAACAGAGAGCTGAACTGATTGAACTGTGTAAGTATCATTTTAAAAAGGCTTTTGAACCTCGCCCATTAACATTTATTAGGGCACAGCTGCATTTTGCCAGAATCTGTTCATTAAATGAAGAATATCAAAATGTCGAGGAGATTTACAATAATCTCCTGAGATTGGAAGATATACGTCCTGAAAATAAGCAGGCAATATGTTTGGATGCTGGATTATTTGAACTGCATCAGAAAAATTCGGAATCAAACGCCATCACCCATTTTCTGGAAGGAATGAAAGTCGATTCTAACTCAACAGAAGGAAAAAGGTGCTGTGAGAACTTGAAGTCAATATCAGAAAGACAAATTCGCAGGAATCCAAAAAACAGCAAGGCCCATGGTGTTCTTGGCTTAATGCACCAACTGGATGGGAAGAAGCGCGAGGCTGTTGAAAGCTTTGAAAAAGCCTTGGAGTTGGACCCTGACAATGAAGAATATCTAAGTGCTCTTTGTGAATTACGCCTTTCCATCTCGGTCAACAATGACTTTCCCAACGAACACTGA